GATGAGGGGTCTATCCAAGCTAAAATGTTTGTAGTATTctgcttggggtgggggggagacgGAGGAAGGAAGGTGGGGGTGGTTCCAGAGTGGTTAAAACTTCTCCAGACCTGCAGCTGGAAGCAGCCAAAGCCCCCACATTACCTCCAATGCTCTTCGGCAAGGACATGCTGCCATGGGTAACCAACCCCCAATCTATACTTTACTTCTCAATGGGAAAGAATAAGCCCAGGACCAGCAGGTAAATCCATCTCTTCAGAGCTCTCCTGTTTCTGGGGAGGCACCACAGCCTTTTCTAGGTTCTCAACCTCTGTGGTCATTCAAACAAAACACCAAATCTGATGGCAtttttcaatcctcattcttttctctatctctcttcgtctctgtctgtctttcctgtGTGTGTCTGTGCCTCTCTCCTTTaacactactttttttttaaacccttaccttcttgacttagtatcacttctaagcaACAAGGGCTTGCtcgaggtcacacagttaggaagcatctgaggtcacatttgaattcatgttctctccaatccaggcttggcactctatccactatgctgcctTGCTGTCCCTCGTTTAACCCATTGACCATCTACTCCTGGATACTTTCTCCCCCACTCTGGATGGTCCTGACAGCACCACCCTTGGGTTTGGAAGGGAGAACAGTCGAGAAAACTACATCCCCCAGTGTGCTCAGCTCCAGCACCAATATGGATGTCTTATTGTGTATTGCGCGAATCTGCGGCAGTGAGACGAACGCTTCAGGAGTTGTGGTCGTTAAAGCCATCGTGCAGCAGCGATTTCGCGACAACGATAAGAACTGGAACAGCCGGGATGCGGGAACAAGGAAGAAGAGTCTGCAAAGACCTAGAAAATTACTGTAGGGCGAGAGGTTTAGCCCGTACGTATGACGTGAGCGAGGCTGAGGATGACGCTAAAACCTCGCGACGCTCCAAGATCCTGGAGGAGTTTACGTGTTTTCACTGTGACGCTACACCCCATCCTGACGCCGGCGAGTTTGGTCGAActcatctttttctcttccacTCCAATCCGAGCTTACCTGTATGATCTGATACCTGGTGGCAGAGTGAGTGAGAACTGCTATCGGGGCAGGATGGGGGAGGGCGTCGAGAGGCAAAGTTACTGGTGGAGAGAGGCCGGGGATTTCCGGGATCCGAAAAGAATGCCCacatcttccttccctcctcccagctcTTCACCATGGACCCATCTCCAGGCTCCTCCAGCTTCCACTCGGACTCGGATTTCTGTCCCGAATGTGGCTCAATTTTGCCCCTCCCTGGAACTTTGGACATAGTTACCTGCCCCAGATGTGGCTTTTCCATAGATGTGCGGGGTAAGAGCTTCATGAAGTAAGAGG
The window above is part of the Gracilinanus agilis isolate LMUSP501 chromosome 4, AgileGrace, whole genome shotgun sequence genome. Proteins encoded here:
- the POLR1H gene encoding DNA-directed RNA polymerase I subunit RPA12, giving the protein MTLKPRDAPRSWRSLRVFTVTLHPILTPASLVELIFFSSTPIRAYLYDLIPGGRLFTMDPSPGSSSFHSDSDFCPECGSILPLPGTLDIVTCPRCGFSIDVREFEGKVVETSVVFHKLGTTAFMVSEEEGPEFQGPVIDRRCSNCGHEGMAYHTRQMRSADEGQTVFYTCTNCRFQEKEDS